From Psychroflexus torquis ATCC 700755, the proteins below share one genomic window:
- a CDS encoding aminoacyl-histidine dipeptidase has product MSTSIKDLEPKAIWKNFSELNAVPRASNKEEQVIQFVLDFGKRLGLDTQTDKIGNVIIKKSATKGMEDRKTTVLQSHLDMVHQKNNATNFDFSTEGIRMHVDGDWVKADGTTLGADNGLGVATIMAILESQDVPHPALEALFTIDEETGMTGAKELDDSILKGDILLNLDTEEDDEIGIGCAGGVDLTATRFYIEESIPEDAIAYSITINGLQGGHSGMDIIKGLANANVLMNRILYTAYITVSSRMASIEGGGLRNAIPRESHSTLIINKRHKKEFDDTLESLFKTVQEEYKTLEPQMAFHLEETELPKKIMSSDVQDAFLKSIYAAHNGVYRMSPDIDGLVETSNNIARISVADGKIEILCLTRSSVDSSKDDLVNSLSSAFDLAGFQVELSGDYPGWTPNPDSDILKIVDRIYQDLNHEKANVAACHAGLECGILGSHYPKMDMISFGPTIRGAHSPDERASISSTQKFWKLTQEVLKQIPKKD; this is encoded by the coding sequence ATGAGTACATCTATAAAAGACTTGGAGCCCAAAGCTATTTGGAAAAATTTTTCAGAACTGAATGCTGTTCCGAGAGCATCTAACAAAGAAGAGCAAGTGATTCAATTTGTGCTTGACTTTGGCAAACGACTCGGACTCGATACCCAAACCGACAAAATTGGTAATGTGATCATCAAAAAATCAGCAACCAAAGGAATGGAAGATCGTAAAACAACAGTTTTGCAGTCACATTTGGATATGGTACACCAAAAAAATAATGCAACTAACTTCGATTTTTCTACCGAAGGTATCCGTATGCATGTAGATGGTGATTGGGTAAAAGCCGATGGAACCACTCTAGGTGCTGATAACGGCCTAGGAGTAGCAACCATCATGGCGATTTTGGAAAGTCAAGATGTTCCACATCCAGCTTTAGAAGCTTTATTTACTATAGATGAAGAAACGGGTATGACTGGTGCTAAAGAACTTGACGATTCTATTCTTAAAGGTGACATTCTTCTCAATCTAGACACCGAGGAAGATGATGAAATTGGAATTGGATGTGCTGGAGGCGTCGACCTTACCGCCACGCGATTTTATATCGAAGAGTCTATCCCAGAAGACGCTATCGCCTACTCTATTACCATTAATGGCTTACAAGGTGGGCACTCGGGTATGGATATCATCAAAGGACTTGCAAATGCAAATGTGCTGATGAATCGTATTCTTTATACAGCCTACATCACTGTTAGTTCTCGTATGGCAAGTATAGAAGGCGGTGGTCTTCGTAATGCCATTCCTAGGGAGAGTCATTCAACACTCATCATAAATAAGAGACATAAAAAAGAATTCGATGACACCTTGGAGAGTTTATTTAAGACGGTCCAAGAAGAATATAAGACCCTAGAGCCTCAGATGGCGTTTCACTTAGAGGAAACTGAACTGCCTAAAAAAATTATGAGTAGCGATGTGCAAGATGCTTTTTTAAAATCAATCTATGCCGCCCATAATGGAGTGTATAGAATGAGTCCAGATATCGATGGTCTGGTAGAAACCTCCAACAATATCGCTAGAATTTCCGTTGCCGATGGTAAGATAGAAATCTTGTGCTTAACGCGCTCTTCTGTCGACTCTTCCAAAGATGATCTAGTTAATTCACTATCTTCTGCCTTTGACCTTGCAGGATTTCAGGTCGAACTTTCCGGAGATTATCCAGGCTGGACACCTAATCCCGACTCGGACATCCTCAAAATTGTTGATCGAATTTACCAAGACTTAAACCATGAAAAAGCAAATGTAGCGGCGTGTCACGCTGGTTTGGAATGTGGAATTTTGGGAAGCCACTATCCTAAGATGGATATGATTTCCTTTGGCCCAACTATTCGTGGTGCCCATTCTCCAGACGAACGCGCAAGCATATCTAGTACTCAGAAGTTTTGGAAACTAACTCAAGAAGTTCTAAAACAAATCCCGAAAAAAGATTAA
- a CDS encoding GIY-YIG nuclease family protein has protein sequence MKTLGTHNYYVYILTNKNKRVLYTGVTNDLQARLYYHINPNALSKAFTTKYKCYFLIYYKHFYDINQAIAREKQIKGYRRSKKETLINNINPEWEFLNDKI, from the coding sequence ATGAAAACACTTGGGACACACAATTATTACGTTTATATCCTTACAAATAAAAACAAAAGGGTGCTTTATACAGGTGTTACAAACGACTTGCAAGCAAGGCTTTACTACCATATAAATCCAAACGCACTTTCAAAAGCGTTTACTACCAAATACAAATGTTATTTTTTGATTTATTACAAACATTTTTATGATATTAATCAAGCAATTGCTAGGGAAAAGCAAATTAAAGGGTATCGTAGATCAAAAAAAGAAACATTAATTAATAATATTAATCCAGAGTGGGAGTTTTTGAACGATAAGATTTAA
- a CDS encoding TonB-dependent receptor: MLAKITLIIALMSSLFCLQLQAQDRDFSAFSEEETIGLKQLLNRVETEEKSFLKTKVKDLNTRLEEGNLSPDEAQDLKILAAEQTAKTIADAQNLVFDWASFQKEKYGEVEIDQFGDYDSYLLVINEMGLNPSKFNFDFNFFKNSPKEKNKRKPLNERDLPYSPRTLSELFISISFNNAVLDGGSIDNTSFKFGGSRSFEIGYEWSTRLFKESNFLRINYGVSFQFNGLKPKNNTIFVANGEQTVLEPFEFDLEKAKFRMDNLILPVHLQFGNSKTTVLDNGNKRFTDQDFKVGLGGFVGINLLNTQKLKFDDGRRDEKLKQRDDFNTNNLLYGLSAFVGWETVAIFAQYNLNPIFTNNVTDLNNFQIGVRLLMDRRHQN; encoded by the coding sequence ATGTTAGCAAAAATCACTTTAATTATAGCGCTTATGTCCAGCTTGTTCTGTTTACAATTGCAAGCTCAAGATCGCGATTTCTCCGCCTTTTCTGAAGAAGAAACCATTGGATTGAAGCAGCTCCTCAATAGAGTAGAAACCGAAGAGAAAAGCTTTTTAAAAACCAAAGTCAAAGACCTCAATACCAGATTGGAAGAGGGTAATCTCTCGCCAGATGAGGCGCAAGACCTTAAAATTTTGGCAGCAGAACAAACGGCAAAGACCATAGCAGATGCACAAAATTTAGTGTTTGACTGGGCATCATTTCAAAAAGAAAAATATGGAGAGGTGGAGATAGACCAGTTTGGAGATTACGATTCTTATCTATTGGTCATCAATGAGATGGGGTTGAATCCTTCAAAATTTAATTTTGATTTTAATTTTTTTAAAAATTCACCCAAAGAGAAAAATAAGCGTAAGCCATTAAATGAGAGAGACCTGCCTTATTCACCGAGAACTTTAAGTGAGTTATTTATTAGTATTTCTTTTAATAATGCAGTGTTGGACGGAGGAAGTATAGATAATACGTCATTTAAATTTGGGGGAAGCCGTAGTTTTGAAATTGGTTACGAATGGAGTACTCGATTATTTAAAGAAAGTAACTTTCTACGTATCAATTATGGAGTTTCCTTTCAGTTTAATGGCTTAAAGCCTAAGAACAATACGATTTTTGTTGCAAATGGTGAACAAACTGTGTTGGAACCTTTTGAGTTTGATCTGGAAAAAGCCAAATTCAGAATGGACAATTTGATCCTTCCCGTTCACCTTCAATTTGGTAATTCTAAAACTACAGTCTTAGACAATGGAAATAAACGATTTACAGACCAGGACTTTAAGGTGGGTCTCGGAGGCTTTGTTGGGATCAACTTGCTGAACACTCAAAAACTGAAATTTGATGATGGACGTAGAGATGAAAAACTTAAGCAGCGTGACGATTTCAACACCAATAATTTGTTATACGGTTTGAGTGCTTTCGTAGGTTGGGAGACGGTCGCGATCTTTGCTCAATATAATTTAAATCCTATTTTCACCAATAATGTAACAGATCTAAACAACTTCCAAATAGGCGTTAGGTTGCTTATGGATAGAAGACATCAGAATTAA
- a CDS encoding RNA polymerase sigma factor, which translates to MKLINLHRDLERDIQDAQQHSQKAQYRLYKRFAPKMLSVCRIYISDFHHAEDVMSTAFVKVFKNLKQYENKGSFEGWVRRIMVTTAIDFLRQKKRIEFSTDVVEQFETVEMPSINEWSVEELQGLIDELPEGYKVVFTMHVIDDYTHKAIAKTLRISEATSRSQLFKAKRLLKTKLETLRSSSHGQV; encoded by the coding sequence ATGAAACTGATAAACTTACATAGAGATTTAGAGCGAGACATCCAAGATGCTCAGCAGCATAGCCAAAAGGCACAGTATCGCCTTTACAAGCGATTCGCTCCCAAAATGCTATCGGTGTGTAGGATTTACATTTCAGATTTCCATCATGCTGAAGATGTCATGTCTACGGCTTTTGTAAAAGTATTTAAAAATCTAAAGCAGTACGAAAATAAAGGCAGTTTTGAAGGGTGGGTCCGTCGGATTATGGTGACCACGGCTATCGATTTTTTAAGACAGAAAAAGCGCATCGAGTTTTCTACGGATGTGGTAGAACAGTTTGAAACTGTTGAGATGCCAAGTATAAACGAATGGTCTGTAGAAGAATTACAAGGCCTTATTGATGAATTGCCAGAAGGCTATAAAGTGGTTTTTACCATGCATGTCATAGACGATTATACGCATAAAGCCATAGCAAAAACCCTTCGTATTTCTGAAGCGACCTCCAGATCACAGTTGTTTAAAGCTAAACGACTCCTCAAAACAAAATTAGAAACCTTAAGATCTTCCTCTCATGGACAAGTTTAA
- a CDS encoding erythromycin esterase family protein gives MKEFIEWSKNFNRDKSKADKIKFIGFDSQCGSCAMKEVLSFINNHQPELKTKLSNEGLKLLFKIFLQKGYNLKKLNKDDQDLTEHTLKKMNELFEKEVSLDKDIHMDLLSLNHAWEYGNSNPLNFLNVSDRNRAIIIKEIIKNKTKPVLMWAHNRHIDKSKSLWFKPIGYHLYENFKSEYLAIGLDFKKKTLSNDFSPLKKSNWIANKITFNANKNINFIETKDIGKLTIRNHGISSGIMKLKNDNQFDYLVYFQEIKN, from the coding sequence ATGAAAGAATTTATTGAATGGTCTAAAAATTTTAATAGAGATAAATCAAAAGCAGATAAAATTAAATTTATCGGATTTGATTCTCAATGCGGTTCTTGTGCAATGAAAGAAGTTTTAAGCTTCATAAATAATCACCAACCTGAATTAAAAACTAAACTTTCAAACGAAGGTCTTAAATTACTTTTTAAAATATTCCTTCAAAAAGGCTATAATTTAAAAAAGCTCAACAAAGATGATCAAGACTTAACGGAACATACACTTAAAAAAATGAATGAATTATTTGAAAAGGAAGTTTCCCTTGACAAAGACATTCATATGGATTTACTTTCATTAAATCACGCTTGGGAATATGGAAACTCAAATCCATTAAACTTTCTTAATGTTAGCGATAGAAATAGGGCTATTATTATCAAAGAAATAATTAAAAATAAAACAAAGCCAGTTTTAATGTGGGCTCACAATAGACATATTGATAAGTCCAAATCATTATGGTTCAAACCAATTGGATACCACTTGTACGAAAATTTCAAATCGGAATATCTTGCTATAGGACTTGATTTTAAGAAAAAAACGCTTAGTAATGATTTCTCTCCACTAAAAAAGAGCAATTGGATTGCCAACAAAATCACTTTTAATGCAAACAAAAACATAAACTTCATTGAAACCAAAGATATCGGAAAATTAACAATTAGAAATCATGGAATTTCATCGGGTATAATGAAATTAAAAAATGATAATCAATTTGATTATCTAGTTTATTTCCAAGAGATAAAAAACTAA
- a CDS encoding SMP-30/gluconolactonase/LRE family protein encodes MKTIGCFLIAFALFSCGTKTKEKRQVKESKFEITILKELEKLAGEFKFTEGPAADVYGNVYFTDIPDYKIYIWTLEDSLKIYREESNGANGLYFDEDQNLWACEGGKLRITRTSLEGEYTPIATQYNEKEFNRTNDIWINPKGGAYFTDPKYGNDQHQLPQGSMQVYYISSDNNSVSRVTEDLIKPNGLIGTPDGKTLYITDPGAEKTYQYTIENSGKLSHKKLFVEFGGDGMTIDKQGNVYLTTSGKPQVDIFSPQGELLKTIKVPEQPSNVSFGGKERNQLYITARTSLYRVVLNKRGVN; translated from the coding sequence ATGAAAACTATCGGATGTTTTTTAATCGCTTTTGCACTCTTCTCTTGTGGAACGAAAACTAAAGAAAAGCGTCAAGTCAAAGAAAGTAAATTTGAAATAACGATTCTTAAAGAGTTAGAAAAACTAGCTGGTGAATTCAAATTTACTGAAGGCCCAGCGGCTGATGTTTATGGGAATGTCTATTTTACTGATATTCCAGACTATAAGATATATATCTGGACACTAGAAGATAGTCTAAAGATTTATAGAGAAGAGAGTAATGGAGCCAACGGACTTTATTTTGACGAAGATCAGAATTTATGGGCCTGTGAGGGTGGAAAGTTAAGAATCACAAGGACAAGTCTAGAGGGAGAGTATACCCCAATAGCCACTCAATACAACGAAAAGGAATTTAATCGAACCAATGATATTTGGATCAATCCAAAAGGCGGAGCTTATTTTACAGATCCCAAATATGGAAATGATCAACATCAACTTCCTCAAGGGAGTATGCAAGTTTACTATATCAGTTCTGATAATAATTCTGTTAGTCGTGTGACGGAAGATCTTATAAAACCCAATGGGCTAATAGGAACACCCGATGGTAAAACCCTTTACATCACCGACCCAGGAGCTGAAAAAACGTATCAATATACTATCGAAAACAGCGGCAAGCTATCCCATAAAAAGCTGTTTGTTGAATTTGGTGGCGATGGAATGACCATAGATAAGCAAGGGAATGTATATCTTACGACGAGTGGGAAACCACAAGTGGATATTTTTTCACCCCAAGGTGAATTATTAAAAACCATAAAAGTCCCAGAACAACCCTCTAATGTGAGTTTTGGAGGAAAAGAAAGAAACCAACTATATATCACCGCTAGAACATCTCTCTATAGAGTTGTACTGAATAAAAGGGGGGTAAATTAA
- a CDS encoding glycerophosphodiester phosphodiesterase: MKYLFVFILAFPSLTAQTTKDKTISKLSTHTFDLQGHRGARGLAPENTLHAFQKALELGVNTLELDVVVTKDNQIVVSHEPWMNADICLGPDGNSMTKKSEKDYNIYQMTYEEVLTYDCGSKYNPVFPEQQLETAYKPLLIEVLHMADSISKNHGKKINFNIELKSSSEGDELYHPKPQVFVNLVMDLLQQETNMTRVNLQSFDFRILKELHHSHPEVSLAVLVYEIDLDTALEQLGFVPEIYSPYFPLVNKSMVETVHSKGMKLIPWTVNEPEQMKSLLKLGVDGLITDYPDRALKFKKGISNKK; this comes from the coding sequence ATGAAATATCTATTTGTTTTTATATTAGCGTTTCCCTCATTAACAGCTCAAACCACTAAAGACAAAACCATTTCAAAATTATCAACACATACTTTCGATTTACAAGGCCATCGCGGAGCTAGAGGTTTAGCTCCTGAAAATACCTTACACGCCTTTCAAAAGGCGTTGGAACTTGGAGTTAATACGTTGGAGTTGGACGTGGTAGTGACTAAAGACAATCAAATAGTCGTGTCTCATGAGCCTTGGATGAATGCCGATATCTGTTTAGGTCCTGATGGCAATTCTATGACTAAAAAAAGTGAAAAGGACTACAATATCTATCAAATGACCTACGAAGAGGTATTGACTTACGACTGCGGAAGTAAATATAATCCAGTATTTCCAGAACAGCAGTTGGAGACCGCTTACAAACCCCTTCTCATAGAGGTGTTACATATGGCAGATAGCATTAGCAAAAATCACGGTAAGAAGATCAACTTCAATATCGAACTAAAAAGCTCATCAGAAGGGGATGAACTTTATCATCCAAAACCACAAGTGTTTGTAAATCTGGTCATGGATCTTCTTCAGCAAGAAACCAACATGACAAGAGTGAATTTACAAAGTTTTGACTTCAGGATTTTAAAAGAATTACACCACTCCCATCCAGAGGTTAGTCTAGCTGTTTTGGTCTATGAAATCGATTTAGATACGGCTTTAGAGCAATTGGGATTTGTACCAGAGATTTATAGTCCTTATTTTCCTTTAGTGAATAAAAGTATGGTGGAAACTGTGCATTCTAAAGGGATGAAATTGATTCCCTGGACTGTCAATGAGCCAGAACAGATGAAAAGCCTATTAAAACTAGGAGTAGACGGACTCATTACCGATTATCCTGATAGAGCTTTAAAGTTCAAAAAAGGGATTAGTAATAAAAAATAG
- a CDS encoding alpha/beta hydrolase translates to MIMKMNMLIRFILLSLLSLQLQAQSSVPYTLDSVNQWLQEKEASVDDLKKDNNAMISWADQPNKQTDLAFVYLHGFGASRMEAEPVISKLSKTFKANVYYARLKGHGRSGTQGFKELTKETYLVSAKEALDIGRLLGKKVVLISTSTGGTLSLYLASHYKDLAGLILYSPFVGLKNPMMNQITTPEGRELFKSMIGGEVQKIDRSESENKFWSTQYHINAYVALIGMLQQTMTLETFKAVECPVFMAYYYKNEKEQDQVVSVPAMLDMYNQLGTLDSQKQKQAFPETGNHVIASDLRSKDWMSVLDASEKFIKSQIQN, encoded by the coding sequence ATGATTATGAAAATGAATATGCTTATTAGATTTATCTTACTATCCCTTTTAAGCCTCCAGCTTCAAGCCCAGTCGAGTGTCCCTTATACTTTAGATTCCGTAAACCAATGGCTTCAAGAGAAGGAAGCATCGGTAGATGACTTAAAGAAGGATAACAATGCTATGATTTCGTGGGCAGATCAACCAAATAAGCAAACAGATCTTGCTTTCGTTTACCTCCACGGTTTTGGAGCGAGTAGGATGGAGGCAGAACCAGTGATTTCCAAGTTGTCTAAAACGTTTAAGGCAAACGTTTATTACGCCAGACTCAAAGGTCATGGGAGAAGTGGAACCCAAGGCTTTAAAGAACTCACCAAAGAGACATACTTAGTATCAGCTAAAGAGGCTTTAGATATTGGTCGACTACTTGGTAAAAAAGTAGTTCTCATCAGTACATCTACTGGAGGTACACTAAGTTTATATTTAGCTTCCCACTATAAAGATCTTGCAGGCTTAATCTTGTATTCTCCCTTTGTAGGTCTTAAAAATCCTATGATGAATCAAATAACCACTCCAGAAGGTCGTGAACTGTTTAAATCTATGATTGGTGGTGAAGTCCAAAAAATAGATCGCTCTGAATCTGAGAATAAGTTCTGGTCCACACAATACCATATTAATGCTTATGTAGCCTTAATTGGTATGCTTCAACAAACGATGACACTAGAGACCTTTAAGGCAGTTGAGTGTCCGGTTTTTATGGCGTACTACTATAAAAATGAGAAGGAGCAAGATCAAGTTGTTTCGGTTCCAGCTATGTTGGATATGTACAATCAGCTGGGAACTTTAGACTCCCAGAAACAAAAGCAAGCTTTTCCTGAAACAGGAAATCACGTTATTGCGAGTGACCTGAGGTCCAAGGATTGGATGTCGGTGCTTGATGCTAGTGAAAAATTTATTAAATCTCAAATCCAGAACTGA